A window of the Yersinia rochesterensis genome harbors these coding sequences:
- the tssH gene encoding type VI secretion system ATPase TssH translates to MTTHSAHLLRRLNPYCAQALAGAATLCQTRAHAEITVEHWLLKLLEQGEGDITVIARRYEWDMDSLWQGLLAHLDTLPRTVQGKPQLSAALQQLIKSAWLDASLQENADAVRSVHLLSALINSPSLLTAEAGWPLLSLSTTQLHRLLPLLDSQSDERPEVQQAAALADSPVNLTNEAAATPSTRGQQQLNDALQAALDKFTLDVTAKAKTGQIDPIFGRDTEIRQMVDILSRRRKNNPILVGEPGVGKTALVEGLALRIAEGNVPDSLKTVSLRTLDLGLLQAGAGVKGEFEQRLKNVIEAVQQSPTPVLLFIDEAHTIIGAGNQAGGADAANLLKPALARGELRTIAATTWSEYKQYFERDAALERRFQMVKVDEPDDAKASLMLRGLKGRYAQHHGVHILDSAITAAVTLSRRFLTGRQLPDKAVDLLDTAGARVRMSIDTLPVALMEINAELAALAMEQQAIEQDLLLLPNIGSTRLSEIDQHRTELVVGQQQLAQQYEAEQRLTTLIIDARQDIANAAHLATLQEELSQIQGNAPLLSLDVDVRTVATVIADWTGVPLSSLLKDEQTDLLQLENHLATRVVGQDAALVEMAQRLRAAKTGLTSENGPLGVFLLVGPSGVGKTETALALADTLFGGEKSLITINMSEYQEAHTVSQLKGSPPGYVGYGQGGILTEAVRKRPYSVVLLDEVEKAHADVINLFYQVFDRGFMRDGEGREIDFRNTVILMTANLGSDHLMQLLDEQPEATHSDLHELLRPILRDHFQPALLARFQTLIYRPLDATALRTIVEMKLAQVAKRLNKHYGLQCTIEESLYDTLVAACLLPDTGARNIDSLLNQQILPVLSQQLLSRMSEQQRTTSLTLGWDEAEGITLEFSDKRLNLI, encoded by the coding sequence ATGACAACGCATTCAGCACACTTATTACGTCGGTTAAATCCCTATTGCGCGCAGGCACTGGCCGGTGCTGCAACCCTGTGTCAGACCCGTGCCCATGCCGAGATAACCGTTGAACATTGGTTGTTGAAATTGCTGGAACAGGGTGAAGGCGATATCACGGTGATTGCCCGTCGTTATGAGTGGGACATGGACAGTCTGTGGCAGGGGTTGCTGGCCCATCTGGATACGTTGCCGCGCACGGTGCAGGGCAAACCTCAGTTGTCAGCCGCGTTACAGCAACTGATCAAAAGTGCCTGGCTAGATGCCTCGTTGCAGGAAAATGCTGATGCGGTGCGCTCGGTTCATCTGTTATCTGCCCTGATAAATTCGCCATCATTATTGACCGCAGAGGCGGGATGGCCGTTGCTCAGCCTGAGCACCACCCAGTTACACCGCCTGTTACCGTTGCTGGACAGCCAATCCGACGAACGTCCCGAGGTTCAGCAGGCTGCGGCACTGGCAGACAGCCCGGTCAATCTGACCAATGAGGCCGCGGCTACTCCCTCTACCCGCGGTCAGCAGCAACTCAATGACGCCCTGCAAGCGGCGCTGGATAAATTTACGTTGGACGTCACCGCCAAAGCGAAAACCGGGCAGATTGACCCGATTTTTGGTCGCGATACCGAGATCCGCCAGATGGTCGACATCCTATCGCGCCGCCGTAAAAATAACCCGATTCTGGTCGGTGAACCGGGTGTGGGTAAAACCGCGCTGGTTGAAGGGCTGGCGCTGCGAATTGCCGAAGGTAACGTACCGGATAGCCTGAAAACCGTCAGCCTGCGCACCCTGGACTTGGGCCTGTTGCAAGCCGGGGCGGGGGTCAAAGGCGAGTTCGAACAGCGCCTGAAAAATGTTATTGAAGCAGTGCAACAATCACCGACGCCAGTGCTGCTGTTTATCGACGAAGCCCATACCATCATCGGTGCCGGTAATCAGGCCGGTGGCGCAGATGCCGCCAACCTGCTGAAACCCGCACTGGCGCGTGGTGAACTGCGCACCATTGCTGCCACTACCTGGTCGGAGTACAAGCAGTATTTTGAACGGGATGCCGCATTGGAACGCCGCTTCCAGATGGTGAAAGTTGACGAGCCGGACGATGCCAAAGCCAGCCTGATGCTGCGCGGCTTAAAAGGCCGTTACGCCCAGCACCACGGCGTGCACATTCTGGATTCTGCTATTACCGCTGCGGTCACCCTGTCGCGGCGCTTCCTGACGGGCCGCCAACTGCCGGATAAAGCGGTTGACCTGCTCGACACTGCTGGTGCCCGGGTGCGGATGAGCATCGACACGCTACCGGTCGCGCTGATGGAAATTAACGCCGAACTGGCTGCATTGGCGATGGAGCAACAGGCCATCGAACAGGACTTACTCCTGCTGCCGAACATCGGTTCAACGCGCTTATCTGAGATTGACCAACACCGCACAGAACTGGTCGTTGGACAACAGCAGCTTGCACAGCAATATGAAGCAGAGCAACGCCTCACCACCCTGATTATCGACGCGCGTCAGGATATCGCCAACGCGGCACATCTGGCCACGTTGCAGGAAGAGTTAAGTCAGATTCAGGGCAATGCGCCGCTGCTGTCGCTGGATGTTGATGTGCGCACGGTGGCAACGGTTATCGCTGACTGGACCGGCGTGCCGCTAAGCAGCCTGCTGAAAGATGAACAGACCGATTTGTTGCAACTGGAAAACCACCTCGCGACCCGCGTGGTCGGTCAGGATGCAGCGCTGGTTGAGATGGCGCAACGCCTGCGCGCCGCCAAAACCGGTCTGACGTCCGAAAATGGCCCACTGGGGGTGTTCCTGCTGGTCGGGCCAAGTGGAGTGGGTAAAACCGAAACCGCGCTGGCGCTGGCCGACACACTGTTCGGTGGCGAGAAATCGCTGATCACCATCAACATGTCCGAATATCAGGAGGCGCACACCGTTTCCCAGCTCAAAGGCTCGCCACCGGGCTATGTCGGTTACGGTCAGGGTGGCATTCTGACCGAAGCAGTGCGTAAGCGCCCGTACAGCGTGGTGCTGCTTGATGAAGTTGAGAAAGCGCACGCTGATGTCATCAACCTGTTCTATCAGGTGTTTGACCGTGGCTTTATGCGCGACGGTGAAGGGCGCGAAATTGATTTTCGTAACACCGTGATCCTGATGACTGCCAATCTGGGCAGTGATCATCTTATGCAATTGCTCGATGAACAACCGGAAGCGACTCACAGTGATTTGCACGAACTGCTGCGCCCGATCCTGCGCGACCACTTCCAGCCCGCCTTGCTGGCCCGCTTCCAGACCCTGATCTACCGCCCACTGGATGCCACCGCGTTGCGCACCATCGTTGAAATGAAACTGGCACAGGTCGCTAAACGCCTGAACAAACATTACGGCCTGCAATGCACTATTGAAGAAAGCCTGTACGACACGCTGGTCGCCGCCTGCCTGCTGCCAGACACCGGCGCGCGCAACATCGACAGCCTGCTGAATCAGCAAATTTTGCCGGTGCTGAGCCAGCAACTGTTAAGCCGTATGAGCGAGCAACAGCGCACTACCTCGTTGACGTTGGGCTGGGATGAAGCCGAAGGGATCACGCTGGAGTTTAGTGATAAAAGGCTAAACCTTATCTAA
- the hcp gene encoding type VI secretion system effector Hcp, with protein sequence MAIPVYLWLKDDGGADIKGSVDVKDREGSIEIVAQEHNLYIPTDNNTGKLTGTRIHTPFLFTKEIDSSSPYLYKAVTTGQTLKSAEFKWYRINDAGQEVEYFNTKLENVKLVKVAPKMHDIKDPAKEKHNHLEAIELRYEKITWTYKDGNIIHSDSWNERTTA encoded by the coding sequence ATGGCAATTCCAGTCTATCTGTGGCTGAAAGATGATGGCGGTGCGGACATTAAAGGTTCCGTAGATGTTAAAGATCGCGAAGGCAGCATTGAGATCGTGGCGCAGGAACATAACCTGTATATCCCGACAGACAACAACACGGGCAAGCTGACCGGCACCCGTATCCATACCCCGTTCCTGTTCACCAAGGAAATCGATTCTTCCAGCCCGTACCTGTACAAAGCGGTAACCACCGGCCAGACCCTGAAATCCGCTGAGTTCAAATGGTATCGCATTAACGATGCGGGTCAGGAAGTGGAGTATTTCAATACCAAGCTTGAGAACGTGAAGCTGGTGAAAGTGGCACCGAAGATGCACGACATCAAGGATCCGGCCAAAGAGAAACACAATCACCTCGAAGCCATTGAGCTGCGTTACGAAAAAATCACCTGGACTTACAAAGACGGCAACATCATTCATTCCGATTCTTGGAACGAGCGTACTACCGCGTAA
- a CDS encoding OmpA family protein, with protein MRGLTQLLLLLLGACLALWLILGFWPLGTGSRVALSMLVVILCAAVGYFQWRKYNGNKVAHQSIADSTLPPEDFQGAVVLVCGDSDALFSPLASFRETRQGWYLAVKLPEQLPILAQHLAAERPALIAQISVLLAIVPEQHQSLDDFSQFLRAWQRAIVQCKGWLAGIPPVWLGTWLSPPVASSAQAERWYTVTPGQKGIQVQEVGAGVIPLVEWSQPQESCNGEGRLSAVFWMESLLSWLDEHVLSILTQRQGDVPALTLCAWGCCFTPVAGRQNNLWQTHINGVTTLMPVATPEQECLPLPEVLLPYLPRRRGVSRLMQVWQMAGVLCGVFLLFALLASFINNQRLVQSVDDHLSQYNRLTGTPPAPKALAQQQLRADAHLLDDWLRRGAPMRLSLGLYQGLRLRAPLDIAINSWTPPPPPPPPPVINQIVQGSQTLRLDSLSLFDVGQSMLKSGSTKVLINALVGIKAKPGWLIVVAGHTDITGDDKSNQALSLKRAESVRNWMRDTGDIPESCFAVQGYGQSRPLKSNDTEAGRALNRRVEISLVPQADACRLPGVKTASQDESDVSTQEMEK; from the coding sequence ATGCGCGGATTAACACAGTTACTTCTGTTGCTGCTGGGGGCGTGCCTGGCACTGTGGCTTATCCTGGGTTTCTGGCCGCTGGGCACGGGCAGTCGTGTGGCACTGAGCATGTTGGTTGTCATCCTCTGTGCTGCGGTCGGTTACTTTCAGTGGCGCAAGTACAACGGCAATAAAGTGGCTCACCAATCCATTGCCGATTCAACACTGCCACCTGAAGATTTTCAGGGCGCGGTAGTACTGGTTTGTGGTGACAGCGATGCCCTGTTTTCCCCCTTGGCATCTTTTCGTGAAACGCGTCAGGGTTGGTATCTGGCAGTGAAGCTACCAGAACAACTGCCAATACTCGCGCAACATCTGGCGGCTGAACGCCCGGCGCTGATTGCGCAGATCTCGGTATTACTGGCTATCGTGCCAGAGCAACATCAGAGCCTGGATGATTTTTCACAATTCCTGCGTGCCTGGCAACGGGCTATCGTGCAGTGCAAAGGATGGCTTGCGGGGATCCCTCCAGTCTGGTTAGGCACCTGGCTTTCACCACCTGTGGCTTCATCTGCGCAGGCCGAACGGTGGTATACGGTCACTCCGGGGCAGAAAGGCATTCAGGTTCAGGAGGTGGGGGCAGGCGTCATACCGCTGGTTGAATGGAGCCAGCCTCAAGAGTCCTGCAACGGTGAGGGAAGGTTGAGCGCTGTATTCTGGATGGAAAGTCTTCTGTCCTGGCTTGATGAACATGTCCTGAGCATCCTGACACAGCGGCAAGGAGATGTCCCTGCACTTACCCTGTGCGCATGGGGCTGCTGTTTTACACCGGTCGCGGGGCGTCAGAACAATTTGTGGCAGACACACATCAATGGAGTCACTACGCTGATGCCGGTGGCGACCCCTGAGCAAGAGTGCCTGCCGTTGCCAGAAGTGCTGCTACCTTATCTGCCTCGCCGCCGCGGCGTCTCCCGCCTGATGCAGGTTTGGCAGATGGCTGGCGTGCTGTGCGGGGTATTTTTACTGTTTGCCCTGCTGGCCTCTTTCATCAATAACCAGCGCCTGGTCCAGAGCGTTGATGATCATCTGTCGCAGTATAACCGGCTCACTGGCACGCCTCCAGCCCCTAAAGCTCTGGCCCAACAGCAACTACGGGCGGATGCACATCTGCTGGATGACTGGTTACGTCGCGGTGCGCCCATGCGTTTGTCACTGGGTTTGTATCAAGGGCTGCGGCTTAGGGCTCCGCTTGATATCGCTATCAATAGCTGGACTCCACCACCACCACCGCCACCGCCACCAGTGATTAATCAAATTGTTCAGGGATCCCAAACCCTCCGTCTGGATAGTCTGTCGCTCTTTGACGTGGGTCAATCAATGCTTAAATCTGGCTCCACCAAAGTGCTTATCAATGCGCTGGTCGGGATTAAAGCAAAACCGGGTTGGTTGATCGTGGTGGCGGGGCACACCGATATCACGGGTGATGATAAGTCGAATCAGGCTCTGTCACTTAAGCGGGCGGAATCGGTACGCAACTGGATGCGCGATACCGGGGATATTCCAGAAAGCTGCTTTGCCGTCCAGGGCTATGGCCAGAGTCGTCCTCTGAAATCTAACGATACGGAAGCGGGCCGTGCGCTCAACCGCCGTGTCGAAATCAGTCTGGTACCGCAGGCCGATGCCTGTCGCCTGCCAGGCGTAAAAACAGCGTCACAGGATGAAAGTGACGTCTCAACTCAAGAAATGGAGAAGTAA
- the tssL gene encoding type VI secretion system protein TssL, short form, with amino-acid sequence MSKINTSVVDAVFYPCWLMVSQLRNGQEVEDGEALYRRACAWIDSARDTLSRAGFSEISCDHMLYTQCALLDESVLNRQKQDSGYTKWLKDPLQARYFNTLNAGEELWERIRTVLQEPAPDTAVLTCFYRALTLGFAGRYREQGDERREDVVRKLSLLVPPFASSQETPVVSRSLRLRSGRKTYWLFWGAGVVILVALWFTLSTRLTHMVSQLTGMH; translated from the coding sequence ATGAGCAAAATAAATACGTCTGTGGTTGATGCAGTCTTTTATCCCTGCTGGCTGATGGTCAGCCAGTTGCGTAACGGTCAGGAGGTTGAGGACGGAGAAGCCTTGTACCGCCGTGCCTGTGCGTGGATTGACAGCGCACGCGATACGCTGTCGCGTGCCGGTTTCAGCGAAATCAGTTGCGACCATATGCTGTACACCCAGTGTGCGTTACTGGATGAAAGCGTCCTGAACCGTCAGAAACAGGACAGCGGTTATACCAAATGGCTGAAAGACCCGCTTCAGGCCCGCTACTTCAATACTCTAAACGCGGGTGAAGAGCTGTGGGAGCGGATCCGCACGGTGTTGCAGGAGCCGGCACCGGATACGGCGGTGCTGACCTGCTTTTACCGTGCGCTAACCTTGGGATTTGCCGGTCGTTACCGCGAACAGGGTGACGAGCGCAGAGAAGATGTGGTGCGTAAGCTGAGTTTGCTGGTACCGCCGTTTGCCTCTTCACAGGAAACACCGGTGGTCTCACGCTCATTGCGTTTGCGCTCTGGGCGCAAGACCTATTGGCTCTTTTGGGGGGCGGGCGTCGTCATACTGGTTGCTCTGTGGTTCACGTTGTCCACTCGGTTGACGCACATGGTGTCTCAACTGACAGGGATGCACTAG
- the tssK gene encoding type VI secretion system baseplate subunit TssK gives MKIYRPLWNDGAFLAPQQFQQQARWDAYVADGVAHMTLASPWGVIDAAFDSGSLALSRLNALRLVVRFPDGTLIDSERADNLPPACDLSVISDRDVVDVVLALPLLSANGGNLDDGQDSARPRRWQQEWVTVQELAGHERTELAIMRHGVTLRFAHQENSAYLTCPVVRLMRNAQGQWMQDENFIPPMLSLAASQVVLTELGDLIHRLQARRRRLMAMRRESNERMADFAVADVSLFWLLNALNSAEPVLMELYQTPSRHPELFYRELVRLAGSLLTFSLEHKAEDIPLYQHDAPEQVFPPLFTLLDALLEASLPSRMVAIELAHEGQFWTGSLHDARLREGADFYLSVRSSIPNHLLQTQFPLLCKAGSVEDVSDVVNVALNGVAMKPLSHVPAAIPLRLENQYFALDLKGPAAQAMLDAGNCAFYTPGSLGDVKLELFAVLRS, from the coding sequence ATGAAGATTTATCGTCCGCTATGGAATGACGGAGCCTTTTTAGCCCCGCAACAATTCCAGCAACAGGCCCGCTGGGACGCCTACGTGGCAGACGGCGTGGCACATATGACATTGGCATCCCCATGGGGTGTCATTGATGCGGCATTCGACAGTGGATCGTTGGCGCTTTCCCGTCTGAATGCACTTCGACTGGTGGTTCGCTTCCCTGATGGCACGCTGATTGATTCTGAACGGGCGGATAACCTGCCTCCCGCCTGCGATTTGTCTGTAATTTCAGACCGTGACGTGGTCGATGTGGTGCTGGCATTGCCGTTACTGTCGGCCAACGGCGGCAATCTGGATGATGGTCAGGACAGCGCGCGCCCTCGCCGCTGGCAGCAAGAGTGGGTCACGGTACAGGAGCTTGCCGGTCATGAGCGTACTGAGCTGGCGATAATGCGCCACGGGGTCACGCTGCGTTTTGCTCATCAGGAAAACAGTGCTTATCTGACCTGCCCAGTGGTGCGCTTGATGCGCAATGCCCAGGGGCAGTGGATGCAGGATGAGAATTTCATTCCACCGATGCTGTCGCTGGCGGCAAGTCAGGTGGTGCTGACTGAATTGGGGGATTTAATCCACCGTCTACAGGCGCGTCGACGTCGCCTGATGGCCATGCGGCGTGAAAGTAACGAACGGATGGCAGATTTTGCGGTGGCCGATGTGTCGCTGTTCTGGTTGCTGAATGCGTTAAACAGTGCCGAGCCGGTACTGATGGAACTGTATCAGACACCTTCCCGCCATCCAGAACTGTTCTATCGCGAACTGGTCCGCCTCGCCGGTAGTCTGCTGACATTTTCCCTTGAACATAAAGCTGAAGACATTCCGCTGTATCAGCATGACGCACCTGAGCAGGTTTTCCCGCCGTTGTTCACCTTGCTTGATGCCCTGCTCGAAGCCAGCCTGCCGTCCCGGATGGTGGCGATTGAACTGGCTCACGAGGGCCAATTCTGGACCGGTTCATTGCATGATGCTCGTCTGCGTGAAGGGGCTGATTTCTATCTCTCGGTTCGCTCTTCGATCCCCAACCATCTGTTGCAAACTCAGTTCCCGCTGTTGTGTAAGGCTGGCAGCGTTGAGGATGTGTCAGATGTGGTTAACGTGGCACTCAACGGTGTGGCGATGAAACCGCTGTCTCATGTTCCGGCCGCTATCCCGCTGCGTCTAGAGAATCAGTACTTTGCCCTTGACCTCAAGGGGCCAGCCGCGCAGGCCATGCTGGATGCGGGGAACTGTGCTTTCTACACCCCAGGTTCGCTGGGTGATGTCAAACTCGAACTGTTTGCGGTGCTACGCTCATGA
- the tssC gene encoding type VI secretion system contractile sheath large subunit codes for MLMSVQENSAQGTATTVLEKNRPVAQGVYAALFEKINLSPVSSLTGLDAFQNNDTMADATTDERVTAAVSVFLDLLKQSSKKVEKLDKTLLDGHIAALDDQISRQLDAVMHHPDFQRVESTWRGVKSLIDQTDFRQNVRIELLDISKDHLVQDFEDAPEIVQSGLYTQTYIQEYDTPGGEPIAAAISNYEFDRSPQDIALLRNISKVAAAAHMPFIGSVGPEFFGKENMEEVAAIKDIGNYFDRAEYIKWKAFRDSDDSRYIGLTMPRVLGRLPYGPDTVPVRSFNYVEQVKGPDHDRYLWTNASFAFAANMVKSFIKNGWCVQIRGPQAGGAVTNLPIHLYDLGTGNQVKIPSEVMIPETREFEFANLGFIPLSYYKNRDYSCFFSANSTQKPALYDTADATANSRINARLPYIFLLSRIAHYLKLIQRENIGTTKDRRLLELELNNWIRTLVTEMTDPGDDLQASHPLRDAKVTVEDIEDNPGFFRVKLYAVPHFQVEGMDVNLSLVSQMPKAKA; via the coding sequence ATGCTGATGTCTGTACAGGAAAACAGTGCGCAGGGTACTGCGACGACCGTATTAGAGAAAAACCGTCCCGTAGCCCAGGGGGTTTATGCCGCTTTATTTGAAAAAATCAACCTGAGCCCGGTCTCCTCATTGACGGGGCTGGATGCTTTCCAGAACAACGATACCATGGCAGATGCCACCACTGATGAGCGTGTCACTGCCGCCGTCAGTGTCTTTTTGGACCTGCTGAAGCAGTCGTCGAAAAAAGTGGAAAAGCTGGATAAAACCCTGCTGGATGGCCACATTGCGGCGCTGGATGATCAAATCAGTCGCCAGTTGGATGCGGTGATGCATCACCCTGATTTCCAACGGGTGGAGTCGACCTGGCGTGGCGTGAAATCCCTTATCGATCAAACCGATTTCCGTCAAAACGTGCGTATCGAACTGCTGGATATCAGTAAAGATCATCTGGTGCAGGATTTTGAAGACGCCCCTGAAATCGTGCAAAGCGGCCTCTACACCCAGACTTACATTCAGGAATACGACACCCCCGGTGGCGAGCCGATTGCCGCCGCTATCTCCAACTACGAGTTTGACCGTAGCCCGCAAGATATCGCGTTATTGCGCAATATCTCCAAGGTCGCCGCGGCAGCCCATATGCCGTTTATTGGCTCCGTTGGCCCCGAGTTCTTTGGTAAAGAGAACATGGAAGAAGTGGCGGCTATCAAAGATATTGGTAACTACTTTGACCGTGCTGAATACATCAAGTGGAAAGCCTTCCGCGATTCGGATGATTCACGTTATATCGGCTTGACCATGCCGCGCGTGCTGGGGCGCTTGCCTTACGGCCCGGACACAGTGCCAGTACGTAGCTTTAACTACGTAGAGCAGGTGAAAGGGCCGGACCACGACCGTTATCTGTGGACCAATGCCTCGTTTGCTTTTGCCGCCAATATGGTGAAAAGCTTCATCAAAAACGGCTGGTGTGTGCAGATCCGTGGCCCGCAGGCCGGTGGCGCTGTGACCAACCTGCCTATCCACCTGTACGATCTAGGTACCGGTAATCAGGTCAAAATCCCGTCAGAAGTGATGATCCCGGAAACGCGCGAATTTGAGTTTGCTAATCTGGGCTTTATTCCGCTGTCGTACTACAAAAACCGTGATTACTCCTGCTTCTTCTCGGCCAACTCTACGCAGAAGCCCGCGCTGTATGACACCGCTGACGCGACTGCCAACAGCCGTATTAATGCCCGTCTGCCGTATATCTTCCTGTTGTCACGCATTGCGCATTATCTGAAGTTGATCCAGCGCGAGAACATCGGTACTACCAAAGACCGCCGTCTGTTGGAGTTGGAGCTGAATAACTGGATCCGCACGCTGGTGACGGAAATGACTGATCCGGGCGACGATTTGCAGGCTTCCCATCCACTGCGTGATGCGAAAGTCACGGTAGAAGATATTGAAGACAACCCCGGTTTCTTCCGCGTGAAGCTGTATGCCGTACCGCACTTCCAGGTTGAAGGCATGGACGTGAATCTGTCATTGGTTTCGCAGATGCCGAAGGCGAAAGCCTGA
- the tssB gene encoding type VI secretion system contractile sheath small subunit, whose product MSSSSFQNEIPKARINIKLDLHTGGAQKKMELPLKLLVMGDYSNGQEQRPLSEREKLNINKNNFNSVLAEFQPSLKLTVPDTLAGDNTDTAVSLTFNDMKDFEPESVARQIPQLRALLAMRNLLRDLKSNLLDNATFRRELENILKDEALSDELRAELAALAPKDC is encoded by the coding sequence ATGTCCTCTTCAAGCTTCCAAAATGAGATACCTAAAGCACGCATTAATATTAAGCTTGACCTGCATACAGGTGGCGCTCAAAAGAAAATGGAGCTGCCTTTGAAGTTGTTGGTGATGGGTGATTACAGCAACGGTCAGGAACAGCGCCCGCTGTCCGAACGTGAAAAACTCAATATCAACAAAAATAATTTCAACAGCGTGTTGGCCGAGTTCCAACCGAGCCTGAAATTAACGGTGCCTGATACTTTGGCAGGGGATAATACCGATACCGCCGTATCCCTGACCTTCAATGACATGAAGGATTTCGAGCCGGAAAGTGTCGCCCGTCAAATCCCACAACTGCGTGCCTTGCTGGCAATGCGCAATCTGCTGCGTGATCTCAAGTCCAATTTGCTGGACAACGCCACCTTCCGCCGTGAGCTGGAAAACATCCTCAAAGACGAAGCATTGAGCGATGAGCTGCGTGCTGAACTGGCGGCATTGGCCCCCAAAGACTGTTAA
- a CDS encoding linear amide C-N hydrolase — translation MDWKEDLHSDLWIFPRGMERTGNAGPNSVTWTSKYGSVITAAYNIATTDGMNEKGLVVNMLWLAESQYPEPTPAKPNISLAAWGQYVLDNFATVDEAVNEFKKDPITVLTSNVPGQERLGTIHLTLSDASGDSAIFEYIDGKLIIHHNREYQVVTNSPTYDKQLAINSYWQRIGGTNMLPGTNSSSDRFVRAQFYINAIPKYTDKQLATASVLSVIRSVSVPYGISTPDEPNISSTRWRTLSDQKNKIYYFESTLMPNTFWVDFNKVDFSKSADVKKLKINTPQAAQYTGDVSSHFQPEKPFVFEPVIQKT, via the coding sequence ATGGATTGGAAAGAAGATCTTCATTCTGATCTGTGGATATTCCCACGGGGAATGGAGCGCACTGGGAATGCGGGGCCAAACTCAGTGACCTGGACATCAAAATATGGCAGCGTGATCACCGCCGCCTATAACATTGCGACTACTGACGGCATGAATGAAAAGGGCTTAGTGGTGAATATGCTGTGGCTGGCTGAATCCCAATACCCAGAGCCAACCCCAGCTAAACCTAACATTTCACTGGCAGCCTGGGGGCAATATGTTCTTGATAATTTTGCGACCGTCGATGAAGCGGTTAATGAATTTAAAAAAGATCCTATTACCGTATTAACCAGTAATGTCCCTGGTCAGGAAAGGCTGGGCACCATTCATCTCACACTGTCAGATGCCAGTGGTGATAGCGCCATATTTGAATATATTGATGGCAAGCTCATTATCCACCATAACCGGGAATATCAGGTGGTCACAAACTCACCGACCTATGATAAACAATTAGCAATTAACTCATATTGGCAAAGAATTGGTGGCACCAACATGCTACCGGGCACCAATAGCTCCAGTGATCGTTTTGTTCGAGCACAGTTTTATATTAATGCGATTCCCAAATATACCGATAAGCAACTGGCTACAGCGAGCGTATTGAGTGTTATTCGTTCAGTTTCCGTTCCTTATGGTATCAGTACACCCGATGAACCGAATATCTCCTCCACCCGTTGGAGAACTCTCTCAGACCAGAAAAATAAGATTTATTATTTTGAATCTACATTGATGCCAAATACATTTTGGGTTGATTTTAATAAGGTCGATTTTTCAAAATCTGCTGACGTGAAAAAGCTGAAGATCAATACGCCACAAGCGGCTCAGTATACTGGCGATGTCTCATCACATTTCCAACCAGAAAAACCGTTTGTATTTGAACCTGTTATTCAGAAAACCTAA